A genomic window from Phyllopteryx taeniolatus isolate TA_2022b chromosome 2, UOR_Ptae_1.2, whole genome shotgun sequence includes:
- the pabpn1l gene encoding embryonic polyadenylate-binding protein 2 isoform X1: protein MSMADNHLEYAYLQGQSIEEHLAEDPELAAIKARVQELEMEEETERMKEEGVEEEDRCDGEEMQLLTSSPRPGPFYNMTPEERMDADNRSIYVGNVDYGATADELEIHFNGCGPVNRVTILCDRFSGHPKGFAYIEFSDRNSVQSAIALHETLFRGRVLKVLPKRTNMPGISTTDRGGHRGGHSRGRGRGFQPPRGQPGSRGRFRYQSTRPQHQNPHPYYGGPPVGKRQWGHLDYHEQTSKRYPCLLLITPPSEEMGAGASGQHYPQQR, encoded by the exons ATGAGCATGGCGGACAATCATCTGGAATACGCCTATCTGCAGGGACAGTCCATCGAGGAGCACCTCGCCGAGGACCCG GAGCTAGCAGCCATCAAGGCTAGAGTTCAGGAGCTGGAAATGGAAGAAGAGACTGAAAGAATGAAGGAAGAGGGAGTAGAAGAGGAGGACAGGTGTGATGGTGAGGAGATGCAGCTGCTGACCAGTAGCCCCCGGCCTG gCCCGTTCTACAACATGACACCTGAGGAAAGGATGGATGCAGACAACAGGTCAATCTATGTAGGAAAT GTGGACTATGGAGCTACTGCAGATGAGTTGGAGATCCATTTTAATGGCTGTGGTCCTGTCAACCGTGTTACCATACTCTGCGACAGGTTCTCGGGTCACCCAAAAGG CTTTGCTTACATTGAGTTCTCCGATCGCAACTCCGTGCAGAGTGCTATTGCCCTGCACGAGACGTTGTTCAGAGGAAGAGTTCTCAAG GTGTTGCCCAAAAGGACCAACATGCCTGGCATCAGCACCACTGACAGGGGAGGCCACCGAGGTGGCCACTCAAGAGGCCGAGGGCGAGGCTTTCAGCCCCCCAGGGGACAGCCTGGCTCTCGAGGCAGGTTTCGCTACCAGTCCACGAGACCACAGCACCAGAACCCCCATCCTTACTATGGAGGCCCCCCGGTAGGGAAGAGACAGTGGGGCCACCTGGATTATCACGAACAGACGTCCAAACGCTACCCTTGTCTTCTCCTCATCACCCCACCTTCAGAGGAAATGGGAGCCGGGGCCAGCGGACAGCACTACCCCCAACAGCGCTAG
- the pabpn1l gene encoding embryonic polyadenylate-binding protein 2 isoform X2 encodes MEEETERMKEEGVEEEDRCDGEEMQLLTSSPRPGPFYNMTPEERMDADNRSIYVGNVDYGATADELEIHFNGCGPVNRVTILCDRFSGHPKGFAYIEFSDRNSVQSAIALHETLFRGRVLKVLPKRTNMPGISTTDRGGHRGGHSRGRGRGFQPPRGQPGSRGRFRYQSTRPQHQNPHPYYGGPPVGKRQWGHLDYHEQTSKRYPCLLLITPPSEEMGAGASGQHYPQQR; translated from the exons ATGGAAGAAGAGACTGAAAGAATGAAGGAAGAGGGAGTAGAAGAGGAGGACAGGTGTGATGGTGAGGAGATGCAGCTGCTGACCAGTAGCCCCCGGCCTG gCCCGTTCTACAACATGACACCTGAGGAAAGGATGGATGCAGACAACAGGTCAATCTATGTAGGAAAT GTGGACTATGGAGCTACTGCAGATGAGTTGGAGATCCATTTTAATGGCTGTGGTCCTGTCAACCGTGTTACCATACTCTGCGACAGGTTCTCGGGTCACCCAAAAGG CTTTGCTTACATTGAGTTCTCCGATCGCAACTCCGTGCAGAGTGCTATTGCCCTGCACGAGACGTTGTTCAGAGGAAGAGTTCTCAAG GTGTTGCCCAAAAGGACCAACATGCCTGGCATCAGCACCACTGACAGGGGAGGCCACCGAGGTGGCCACTCAAGAGGCCGAGGGCGAGGCTTTCAGCCCCCCAGGGGACAGCCTGGCTCTCGAGGCAGGTTTCGCTACCAGTCCACGAGACCACAGCACCAGAACCCCCATCCTTACTATGGAGGCCCCCCGGTAGGGAAGAGACAGTGGGGCCACCTGGATTATCACGAACAGACGTCCAAACGCTACCCTTGTCTTCTCCTCATCACCCCACCTTCAGAGGAAATGGGAGCCGGGGCCAGCGGACAGCACTACCCCCAACAGCGCTAG
- the trappc2l gene encoding trafficking protein particle complex subunit 2-like protein, whose protein sequence is MAVCIAVVAKENYPLYIRSVPSQNELKFHYTVHTSLDVVEEKISAVGKSLGEQRELYLGLLYPTEDYKVYGYVTNSKVKFVIVVDSSNTSLRDNEIRSMFRKLHNSFTDVMCNPFHTPGNPIQSKAFDEIVSGMMA, encoded by the exons ATGGCGGTGTGTATCGCTGTCGTAGCAAAAGAG AACTACCCGCTGTATATCCGCAGCGTTCCTAGTCAAAATGAGCTCAAATTTCACTACACCGTGCACACCTCTCTGGATGTGGTGGAGGAAAAGATTTCTGCTGTGGGGAAGTCATTGGGGGAGCAGAGAGAGCTCTACCTGGGTCTACTCTATCCCACCGAAGACTACAAAGT ATATGGGTATGTAACCAATTCAAAGGTTaaatttgtcattgttgtagaCTCATCTAACACATCGTTGCGAGACAACGAAATAAGAAGT ATGTTCAGAAAACTGCACAACTCCTTCACTGATGTAATGTGTAACCCATTCCACACTCCAGGAAATCCTATTCAGTCAAA GGCCTTTGATGAAATAGTCTCTGGAATGATGGCTTGA
- the pabpn1l gene encoding embryonic polyadenylate-binding protein 2 isoform X3 — MPCLNNEHGGQSSGIRLSAGTVHRGAPRRGPGPFYNMTPEERMDADNRSIYVGNVDYGATADELEIHFNGCGPVNRVTILCDRFSGHPKGFAYIEFSDRNSVQSAIALHETLFRGRVLKVLPKRTNMPGISTTDRGGHRGGHSRGRGRGFQPPRGQPGSRGRFRYQSTRPQHQNPHPYYGGPPVGKRQWGHLDYHEQTSKRYPCLLLITPPSEEMGAGASGQHYPQQR; from the exons ATGCCATGTTTAAACAATGAGCATGGCGGACAATCATCTGGAATACGCCTATCTGCAGGGACAGTCCATCGAGGAGCACCTCGCCGAGGACCCG gCCCGTTCTACAACATGACACCTGAGGAAAGGATGGATGCAGACAACAGGTCAATCTATGTAGGAAAT GTGGACTATGGAGCTACTGCAGATGAGTTGGAGATCCATTTTAATGGCTGTGGTCCTGTCAACCGTGTTACCATACTCTGCGACAGGTTCTCGGGTCACCCAAAAGG CTTTGCTTACATTGAGTTCTCCGATCGCAACTCCGTGCAGAGTGCTATTGCCCTGCACGAGACGTTGTTCAGAGGAAGAGTTCTCAAG GTGTTGCCCAAAAGGACCAACATGCCTGGCATCAGCACCACTGACAGGGGAGGCCACCGAGGTGGCCACTCAAGAGGCCGAGGGCGAGGCTTTCAGCCCCCCAGGGGACAGCCTGGCTCTCGAGGCAGGTTTCGCTACCAGTCCACGAGACCACAGCACCAGAACCCCCATCCTTACTATGGAGGCCCCCCGGTAGGGAAGAGACAGTGGGGCCACCTGGATTATCACGAACAGACGTCCAAACGCTACCCTTGTCTTCTCCTCATCACCCCACCTTCAGAGGAAATGGGAGCCGGGGCCAGCGGACAGCACTACCCCCAACAGCGCTAG